Part of the Kordiimonas pumila genome is shown below.
GTCTCACTTGCGCGCAGGGTCTTAATGCCCTGATCGGTTTTAAGGTGAAACTTAACCCACACGCGAGTACCGTCGGAATTCCAGAAACTCAGGGTGTGCGAACCAAAACCATCCATATGCCTGTAGCTTGCAGGAATACCCCGGTCTGACATCAGAATAGTCATCTGGTGCAGGCTCTGCGGGTGGTTTGCCCAAAACTCAAACATGCGCGCCGGGTCTGGCGTGTTGGTACGTGGGTCTTTCTTCTGGCTATGAATAAAATCCGGGAACTTTGAGGGGTCACGCAAGAAAAACACCGGCGTGTTATTACCCACAAGGTCAAAGTTGCCTTCATTTGTATAGAATTTTACAGCAAAGCCACGCGGGTCACGGGCATAATCACTGCTGTCCTGCCCACCGCCCACGGTTGAAAAGCGCACAAACACGTCCGTTTCTTTGCCCGCACCCTGCAAGAAGCTGGCAATCGTCAGGTCGCTTAGGTCTTTTGTAAGGGTAAAGCGTCCATAAGCACCAGTACCACGGGCATGCACAACACGCTCAGGAATCCGCTCACGGTTAAAGTGCGCCAGTTTTTCCATCAAACGCCAGTTTTCAAAAGTGAGAGAGCCGCGCGGACCAGCAGAAATACTGTTATTGTCGTCTGCTATGGGGGCACCATTTTCACTTGTTAAAACTTTTGTGTCTTCAGCCATGGTTAAATCCTTTCGAGTTGAAGAACCTTATCTGCATGAAGCTTACATGCCTCTATTAAATCTATCCAATTGATTATATTTTATTCTTAAATCGATTTTATAGATTAAAGGTCATATAAGCACAGTCATAACGATAAGCATTTGACATCATGCGTGTTTATGAAATTATTCACTCTGGATGCACCAAATGCAAGGGTGCCAAATAGCCTTGGGGGCAATGTGAACACTGTACCGAACACATCCACAATAAAAGCAGGGACGCATAACAAACGCCTGAAAGCGGCCCTTACGGCGCTAGAGCAGCAGGCAGCAGCAGCACGGTCTGATATAGAGCTAACCTGCGCCATTGCCGCACTGGAGGCATTTCCTACCCCCGTTGCCTATGATAACAGCCTTGCACGTACCATTGCGACCTGTGTTTCCGCCGCACTTGTTGTAACAGCAGCCATTTTGCAGGGTCTTGCATACCCGCCTGAATACGCAATTGCTGCAATCTGCGGCGCCCTTCTGCCTTGGGCTGTGTACTGGATCCTTGTATCGGGTCGTAAAAACAGCCTTGAAAGCCTTTCCCGTACCATTGCCTACAAAAGCAGCTTGTTTGACTACGGCCTAAAAGAACAGCGCCTGCACCCTACAGGCAAGGCCCGCGAGCTTGGCGGCGAATTTCCGCTTTTCAGACAAGGCAACCACAGCCGCGAGGTGCGCCTGATGCTGTCTGGCACACAGGAAGGCACAGATCATAGCTTTGCCTATGACTATTTCCATTTTCACTATGTCAACAAACGCACAGAAACCTACACAACAACTGACAGCAAGGGCCGTACCCGCGTACGCACCCGCACCGTCTATGACCATTTTGACAGATATGGTTTTATCACGGATTTCCCGTACGCAAAAGACATTCACATTGCAGAAGGCGGCCTTGGATTTTTCACCTCTGGCTATAAAACCAGCTCCGTTAGTTTCAACAAGCGGTTTGGGGTGGAGGCCACAAGTGACATGGTCGCCGCCAAATTCCTAACACCCAAGATAATACAGGAAATAGAAGCTGCCGGAGAGGCTTTGCTAGAAATGGACCTCTACTTTGGCAAACACGGCAAGCTATGCTTTTCTTACGGGAACAACAGCACATTTGCAACTATTCCCGCAGCACAGCTAACAGACCCAAAAGCTTTTAAAGAGGTTATCAGCGGCCATAATAGCCAGCATGGGCTGGATAGCGCCCTCACTTTTCTGCACACATTAATGAAATACTCTGATAATAATTTTGATATAGTCCACAAAACACAGCCAGAGGGTGTACAGTAATGGAAACAGTTTATATTTTGCCCGGGATTGTCATTCTCCTTATCATCATCGGGATCATCATTAACAATGGTATCATTTCCCGCAAGAACATGGTGGTGCGGTCGTGGGCTGATGTCATTACCTATGAGCGGCAGAAAAACGAAACCCTGCCAGCGCTTGAAGCCCAAGCAAAAGACTATAAAGAGCATGAAGCCAGTCTGCTGACTGCGGTCACGGAGCTACGCTCGGCGCTTGCAAAAGCCTCCACCCAAGATGTGAACACAAGTGATCTGGCGGCAATTGAAGCAAGCACCACAAAACTGATGTCAGGCTTTAATATTGCGGTTGAA
Proteins encoded:
- a CDS encoding LemA family protein; amino-acid sequence: METVYILPGIVILLIIIGIIINNGIISRKNMVVRSWADVITYERQKNETLPALEAQAKDYKEHEASLLTAVTELRSALAKASTQDVNTSDLAAIEASTTKLMSGFNIAVEAYPDLKQANVTMALMREISELQDNIAAGISIFNSNVEAFNTGVEIFPNSLVNSMFARQTPYRPFYNEAAASSLGFTPSQE